ATAAGCGTACAAGCACATTTTTCAATGAAGCACAGTGTTGCGTATACTCACTCTGTACTCAAAAATCGACATTGTCTTATATATATGAGAATCTCAGATGTCAAAAAAGATCCAAAGCTTCACTGACTGATTAGTCCAAAAGTGATTATGTCTGCTCTTATCATTCAAATCCCACATAGTAACACCCTCCCTATCTTGCGCTCCTGGATTTATCCCTTATAAGGATCCCCACAGGGATATATAACCACTGCCGATCCATCTATGCAATAAAGAGCAGGTTCACTGCAACAGATTGCATCCTCCTCGTGTTCTGGATCACTAGCAGGCAGAGATGAACGGCACTGAAGGAAACAACTTCTACATCCCCCTGTCCAACAGGACAGGGCTTGTGAGGAGTCCGTACGAATATCCTCAGTATTATCTTGCTGAGCCATGGCAGTTTAAACTGCTGGCCGTCTACATGTTCTTCCTCATCTGCTTAGGATTCCCCATCAATGGCCTTACATTGGTGGTAACAGCTCAACACAAAAAGCTCAGGCAACCTCTCAACTTCATTCTGGTCAATCTGGCTGTGGCTGGAAGCATCATGGTTTGTTTTGGATTCACGGTCACTTTCTACACAGCCATTAACGGATACTTTGTTCTGGGACCAACTGGCTGTGCGATTGAGGGATTCATGGCCACACTGGGAGGTGAGGAAAATTGTTCTGCTGTATGCTTTTTGGATTCATTTGATTGTTAGGGTGGCTTgtgatttcattgttttatttgctACACAGGGCAAATTTCCCTTTGGTCACTCGTGGTGCTGGCCATTGAGAGATACATTGTGGTTTGCAAGCCAATGGGGAGTTTCAAATTTTCATCCAACCATGCTTTCGCTGGAATTGGATTTACATGGATAATGGCCTTGACTTGCGCAGCTCCCCCTCTGGTTGGCTGGTCCAGGTCAGTGTAATGATAAAGACAATATGAGCAATTCATTTGCTCTGTATTGTGGTGGACAagtgattaaaacaaaaaatgtttcagtCATATATATAAGGgaactacttttttatttgatcaGCATCTAGAGTACAATTTAAGGATGTGTTTTTGACTCTTTAGAGTTGAACAAATTACCTTAATGATAATGATTGTAAAAATATGCTAGATTGAACTGAATTGGTTGTGCACAAGTTTCTTAAATGAAGAATAGGAAGAAGACAGTCAAAATGTATTAACCTTTGGTGATTTCTTATCAGGTATATTCCAGAGGGAATGCAGTGTTCATGTGGACCAGACTACTACACTTTGAACCCTGACTACAATAATGAATCCTACGTTGTCTACATGTTCTGCTGCCATTTTATACTTCCAGTAACCACAATCTTCTTCACCTATGGGCGACTTGTTTGCACAGTCAAAGCGGTATGAAATGTCACTTTCAACATTCCTGTAAGCTCCTGCAAGCATTAGAGGAGTATGTTCATTTCAGTTGGGTTATTTTACTCTTTTAGGCTGCAGCTCAACAGCAGGAATCAGAATCCACTCAGAAGGCTGAGAGGGAAGTGACAAGAATGGTCATCCTGATGGTTCTGGGCTTCCTGGTAGCTTGGACTCCTTATGCCAGCGTTGCTGCTTGGATCTTCTTAAATAGAGGAGCTGCTTTCAGTG
Above is a window of Danio aesculapii chromosome 6, fDanAes4.1, whole genome shotgun sequence DNA encoding:
- the opn1mw3 gene encoding green-sensitive opsin-3 is translated as MNGTEGNNFYIPLSNRTGLVRSPYEYPQYYLAEPWQFKLLAVYMFFLICLGFPINGLTLVVTAQHKKLRQPLNFILVNLAVAGSIMVCFGFTVTFYTAINGYFVLGPTGCAIEGFMATLGGQISLWSLVVLAIERYIVVCKPMGSFKFSSNHAFAGIGFTWIMALTCAAPPLVGWSRYIPEGMQCSCGPDYYTLNPDYNNESYVVYMFCCHFILPVTTIFFTYGRLVCTVKAAAAQQQESESTQKAEREVTRMVILMVLGFLVAWTPYASVAAWIFLNRGAAFSAQFMAVPAFFSKSSSIFNPIIYVLLNKQFRNCMLTTLFCGKNPLGDDESSTVSTSKTEVSSVSPA